One window of Salmo salar chromosome ssa11, Ssal_v3.1, whole genome shotgun sequence genomic DNA carries:
- the lyam1 gene encoding L-selectin precursor, which translates to MDQPLFLLLVFSGLSILPSSLTHQFHFVNLNKTWTEAQRFCRQNYTDLATIDDMADMKKLNSTVSASWRGSAWIGLYNIIWRWSLGDRELEGEVFWDDHHPNNDAETLCVYMLLNATWQNYDCSKTFYFVCYDEKNATNKYILIAEYKTFTI; encoded by the exons ATGGACCAGCCTCTGTTCCTCCTCCTTGTTTTCTCAG GGCTGtccatcctcccctcatccctcactCATCAGTTCCACTTTGTGAATTTGAATAAGACCTGGACTGAAGCTCAGCGTTTCTGCAGACAGAACTACACTGACCTGGCCACCATAGATGACATGGCAGATATGAAGAAGCTCAATAGCACAGTATCAGCTAGTTGGAGAGGATCAGCCTGGATTGGGCTGTATAACATAATCTGGAGGTGgtctctgggagacagagagttagaGGGGGAGGTGTTTTGGGATGATCATCATCCAAATAATGATGCCGAAACgttgtgtgtctatatgttgCTAAATGCGACTTGGCAAAATTATGACTGtagtaaaacattttattttgtctGCTATGATG AAAAAAATGCGACCAATAAGTACATTCTCATTGCTGAATATAAGA